One region of Qipengyuania gaetbuli genomic DNA includes:
- a CDS encoding phosphoenolpyruvate carboxylase: MTDLAPLSFDRLADRLRELHVRTQETPLFNPVFQLAHDISRTLEAGDVSLEDVAQLVGELEAESLGARAERLRCLVTPDAAASRLDGFCSDSGSFEDFAAYWANPQLHVVFTAHPTFLLSPGQTRAVAQAASTGRTIEAADGTRTAITLDYEHGEAMQALAHAQNARDRLVSSLLSCAAKKWPDRWRELEPLPFRFASWVGYDMDGRTDIKWYTSIRFRLAEKAERLGRYADSLAAIDAGHGLVGKLRAAQTHTERSAADFAGDLGKPADLSAAANRLTAGDPDKLLSLAPVIAQLEEEAAGADGDEAVALKTLAAAMRADGLGMGNIHFRVNAKQLHNAIRTRIENGEELDIGSQGALGALRDLLAEAKPLSANFASLAIESSTAVRQFLAMAQILKHVDADAPIRMLVAECEQPATVLSALYFARLFGIEDKVDVSPLFETESALEHGGRFLDALLAEEDYRAYARKRGRVAIQTGFSDAGRFVGQIPASLAIERLQGRLAEAMAANGLTDVAALVFNTHGEGMGRGAHPASFKDRLEWPLSPWARRRFARAGIRIEPEASFQGGDGYLFFSTPELALATLSEIAERAPATGDLEAPADAFYRRTDLSLDFYRAIKDHQQEHLESRTYSRAITAFGLGLLNTTGSRVSRRQSDINADREMSLRQIRAIPHNAILQQLGYPVNIIAGIGSAAESNYEDIAELLRESPRGRQIMRLVRASNALASIKTVAAYGELFNSAYWASRPYRGTEDHLARACETLAEYLIQDDRNGVFRRLASRLRVDALKLHRLFDLVPDEEPHPEREGVRRTIGVLQSLRLALMQHMFLKVVSVPVFSRANDISRTDVLEMVFTLRVDEALAQLRRAYPTSFPQKSDFAMDEGGEYPRGAGEGYDAIRTNYIDPIEQAHGLSLRISTAIANLFGAHG; this comes from the coding sequence TTGACCGACCTTGCCCCGCTATCCTTCGACCGGCTGGCCGACCGCCTGCGCGAATTGCACGTGCGCACGCAGGAAACGCCGCTGTTCAACCCGGTCTTCCAGCTGGCGCACGATATCTCGCGCACTCTGGAAGCGGGCGACGTGTCGCTGGAGGACGTGGCGCAGCTGGTGGGCGAGCTCGAGGCGGAATCGCTCGGTGCACGGGCCGAACGGCTGCGCTGTCTCGTCACGCCCGACGCTGCGGCGAGCAGGCTCGACGGCTTTTGCAGCGACTCCGGCAGTTTCGAGGATTTCGCGGCGTACTGGGCCAATCCGCAGCTGCACGTCGTCTTTACTGCGCACCCGACCTTCCTGCTCTCGCCCGGCCAGACCCGCGCGGTGGCGCAGGCGGCAAGCACGGGCCGGACCATCGAGGCAGCGGACGGGACGCGCACCGCGATCACGCTCGACTATGAACATGGCGAAGCGATGCAGGCGCTCGCCCATGCGCAGAATGCGCGCGACCGGCTCGTATCCTCGCTGCTGTCCTGCGCAGCGAAGAAGTGGCCGGACCGCTGGCGCGAGCTCGAGCCGCTGCCGTTCCGTTTCGCCAGCTGGGTCGGCTACGACATGGACGGGCGCACCGACATCAAGTGGTATACCTCGATCCGTTTCCGCCTGGCCGAAAAGGCCGAGCGGCTCGGTCGCTATGCCGACAGCCTTGCCGCGATCGATGCAGGCCACGGCCTGGTCGGCAAGCTGCGCGCAGCCCAGACGCATACCGAGCGCAGCGCAGCGGATTTCGCCGGCGATCTCGGCAAGCCGGCGGACCTGTCTGCCGCCGCCAACCGCCTGACCGCGGGCGACCCCGACAAGCTGCTGAGCCTTGCGCCGGTCATCGCGCAGCTCGAGGAGGAAGCCGCAGGGGCGGATGGCGACGAGGCCGTCGCATTGAAGACGCTGGCCGCCGCGATGCGCGCCGATGGCCTTGGCATGGGGAATATCCATTTCCGCGTGAACGCCAAGCAGCTCCACAACGCCATCCGCACGCGGATCGAGAATGGCGAGGAGCTGGATATCGGCAGCCAGGGCGCGCTGGGTGCCCTGCGCGACCTGCTGGCGGAGGCAAAGCCGCTGTCGGCCAATTTTGCCTCGCTCGCGATCGAAAGCTCGACCGCGGTGCGCCAGTTCCTCGCCATGGCGCAGATCCTCAAGCATGTGGACGCCGATGCACCGATCCGCATGCTGGTCGCCGAATGCGAACAGCCCGCGACCGTGCTGTCGGCGCTCTACTTCGCGCGCCTGTTCGGGATCGAGGACAAGGTCGATGTCTCGCCCCTGTTCGAGACGGAAAGCGCTCTGGAACATGGCGGCCGCTTCCTCGACGCGCTGCTCGCGGAAGAGGACTACCGCGCCTACGCAAGGAAACGCGGACGCGTGGCCATCCAGACCGGCTTTTCCGATGCCGGCCGGTTCGTCGGGCAGATCCCGGCCAGCCTCGCGATCGAGCGCCTGCAGGGCCGCCTCGCCGAAGCAATGGCCGCGAACGGGCTAACCGATGTCGCCGCATTGGTGTTCAACACGCATGGCGAAGGCATGGGCCGCGGCGCGCATCCCGCGAGCTTCAAAGACCGCCTCGAATGGCCGCTCAGCCCATGGGCGCGCCGCCGTTTCGCCCGCGCAGGCATCCGCATCGAACCCGAGGCGAGCTTCCAGGGGGGCGATGGCTACCTGTTCTTCTCGACGCCCGAATTGGCGCTTGCGACGCTGTCGGAGATTGCCGAGCGGGCTCCTGCGACCGGCGATCTCGAAGCTCCGGCGGACGCCTTTTACCGCCGCACCGATCTCAGCCTCGATTTCTACCGCGCGATCAAAGACCACCAGCAGGAACACCTTGAGAGCCGGACCTACAGCCGCGCGATCACGGCCTTCGGCCTTGGCCTGCTCAACACGACCGGCAGCCGCGTTTCGCGCCGCCAGAGCGACATCAATGCCGACCGCGAGATGAGCCTGCGCCAGATCCGCGCCATCCCGCATAACGCGATCCTCCAGCAGCTGGGCTATCCGGTGAACATCATCGCCGGCATCGGCAGCGCGGCGGAAAGTAATTACGAGGATATTGCCGAACTGCTGCGCGAAAGCCCGCGCGGACGGCAGATCATGCGACTGGTGCGCGCCTCCAACGCGCTGGCCAGCATCAAGACGGTCGCCGCCTATGGCGAACTGTTCAATTCCGCATACTGGGCCAGCCGCCCCTATCGCGGCACGGAAGACCACCTCGCCCGCGCCTGCGAGACGCTGGCGGAGTATCTCATCCAGGACGACCGCAACGGCGTCTTCCGCCGCCTTGCCTCGCGCCTGAGGGTCGATGCGCTGAAACTGCACCGCCTGTTCGACCTCGTCCCCGACGAGGAGCCGCATCCCGAACGCGAAGGCGTGCGCCGGACCATCGGCGTGCTGCAATCGCTGCGCCTTGCGCTGATGCAGCACATGTTCCTGAAAGTCGTCTCGGTGCCGGTCTTCAGCCGCGCCAACGACATCAGCCGGACCGACGTGCTGGAGATGGTCTTCACCCTGCGGGTGGACGAGGCCCTCGCCCAGCTACGCCGCGCCTATCCCACCAGCTTTCCGCAAAAGAGCGACTTCGCGATGGACGAGGGCGGTGAATATCCGCGCGGCGCGGGCGAAGGCTACGATGCGATCCGCACGAATTACATCGACCCGATCGAGCAGGCGCACGGCCTCTCGCTGCGCATTTCGACCGCGATCGCCAACCTGTTCGGCGCGCACGGCTGA
- a CDS encoding PAS domain-containing protein: protein MSESGSMYWWKEDSEPAPGFGDLMQRSKVPLTLADVRLPDAPLIGVNEAFCQVTQYAPELCLGRNCRFLQPPGGAGPVRQRMRDFIANDRIEDGKFLVPNVRADGSPFLNLVYMTKLQYRNEIAYIFGSQFEIRRHGEEALQIYETALKQDIRQLGSIAGEMGIVMLGTYEQLASSHSIIAKLRMSGLKGD, encoded by the coding sequence GTGAGCGAGTCGGGCTCTATGTACTGGTGGAAGGAAGACAGCGAACCCGCGCCCGGGTTCGGTGACCTGATGCAGCGCAGCAAGGTGCCGCTGACGCTGGCCGACGTGCGCCTGCCCGACGCGCCGCTCATCGGGGTCAACGAAGCCTTCTGCCAGGTAACCCAGTATGCGCCGGAGCTGTGCCTCGGACGCAATTGCCGCTTCCTGCAGCCGCCAGGCGGGGCCGGTCCGGTTCGCCAGCGGATGCGCGATTTCATCGCCAATGACAGAATAGAGGACGGCAAGTTCCTCGTGCCCAATGTCAGGGCCGACGGTTCGCCCTTTCTCAACCTCGTCTACATGACCAAGTTGCAATACAGGAATGAAATCGCTTACATATTCGGGTCGCAGTTCGAAATCAGAAGGCACGGCGAAGAAGCCCTGCAAATCTACGAAACGGCGCTGAAACAGGATATCCGCCAGCTCGGTTCGATTGCCGGCGAGATGGGGATCGTCATGCTCGGTACTTACGAGCAGCTGGCATCGAGCCACTCGATCATCGCGAAACTGCGGATGTCGGGGCTGAAGGGGGACTGA
- a CDS encoding FAD-binding oxidoreductase yields the protein MRIERKGGGPWLNEHRSIATFMRRTVEIHQDGEQDLVDALRQRRAVMGDLIAYEAERDRELCVTGSGWSQSKVFHGFSSHVETDEDHGIWPVPDSAFRDGVEGRQRYVIVTGGTKIFRLMDWLGKPGRDLSLRTAGSHKGQSIAGLAGTGSHGSTLGETGCEGHVRAVLLSTGTGEAVWLADPARPVLRDEWVAQFASLGDPAHFAAVQVHLGGMGFVSAYLLEAVDEFYCGLVKRARRLPADWGALVAQGRFAEAMGDIAEGRVPHYYELTFDPFAKDGHEVLETIWLRIDADAKPALDAEPVSRTGFEALGERAAKGLKEASENPLAHFMIEAKLRDLIDVPGMLFEDFKEHACDERDVPRTLSQLTAEWKPHRLFGLRVDVYNAAFALPLDRLPEALKIAREMAAGTEENIRHFSKDFVYTVRFAKKSPAAIGFLRFEDNAIINIDGLPKNFPLGTDAHVAAQRLQYLLGKAGIPFSMHWGKDAQMDASAIAAQYGPGVAAYRAARTELLGTDAEVFISPALERWGLA from the coding sequence ATGCGCATCGAACGCAAGGGCGGCGGACCGTGGCTGAACGAGCACCGCTCGATCGCCACTTTCATGCGCCGCACCGTGGAAATCCACCAGGACGGCGAGCAGGACTTGGTCGACGCCCTGCGCCAGCGGCGCGCGGTGATGGGCGACCTCATCGCCTACGAGGCGGAGCGTGACCGCGAATTGTGCGTGACCGGCTCCGGCTGGTCGCAGAGCAAGGTCTTCCACGGCTTCTCCAGTCACGTCGAAACCGACGAGGATCACGGCATCTGGCCAGTTCCGGACAGCGCTTTCCGCGACGGGGTCGAGGGGCGCCAGCGCTATGTCATCGTCACCGGCGGGACCAAGATTTTCCGCCTGATGGACTGGCTCGGCAAGCCCGGCCGCGACCTGTCGCTGCGCACGGCAGGCTCGCACAAGGGACAGAGCATAGCCGGGCTGGCGGGCACCGGATCGCACGGCTCGACGCTGGGCGAGACGGGCTGCGAGGGTCATGTGCGCGCTGTCTTGCTCTCGACGGGAACGGGCGAGGCGGTGTGGCTGGCCGATCCTGCGCGGCCGGTATTGCGGGACGAATGGGTGGCGCAGTTCGCCAGCCTCGGCGATCCGGCGCACTTCGCTGCGGTGCAGGTCCACTTGGGCGGCATGGGCTTCGTCTCCGCCTATCTCCTCGAGGCGGTGGACGAGTTCTACTGCGGCCTCGTCAAGCGCGCCCGCCGCCTGCCCGCCGATTGGGGCGCGCTAGTCGCGCAGGGGCGCTTTGCCGAAGCCATGGGCGACATCGCGGAAGGCCGCGTGCCGCATTACTACGAGCTCACCTTCGACCCCTTCGCCAAGGACGGGCACGAGGTGCTCGAGACGATCTGGCTCAGGATCGATGCCGATGCCAAGCCCGCACTCGATGCGGAACCGGTCAGCCGCACCGGCTTCGAGGCGCTGGGCGAGCGCGCGGCCAAGGGACTGAAGGAAGCGAGCGAGAACCCGCTTGCGCACTTCATGATCGAGGCCAAGCTGCGCGACCTGATCGATGTGCCGGGCATGCTGTTCGAAGATTTCAAGGAACACGCCTGCGACGAGCGCGACGTGCCGCGCACGCTGTCCCAGCTGACGGCCGAATGGAAACCGCACCGCCTCTTCGGCCTGCGGGTCGACGTTTACAATGCGGCTTTCGCCTTGCCGCTCGATCGCTTGCCCGAAGCGCTGAAGATCGCGCGCGAAATGGCAGCCGGGACCGAAGAGAACATCCGCCATTTCAGCAAGGACTTCGTCTATACCGTGCGCTTTGCGAAGAAGAGCCCGGCGGCGATAGGCTTCCTGCGGTTCGAGGACAATGCCATCATCAATATCGACGGCCTGCCCAAGAATTTCCCGCTCGGCACCGATGCCCATGTGGCGGCGCAGCGCCTCCAGTACCTGCTCGGCAAGGCGGGCATCCCCTTCTCCATGCACTGGGGCAAGGATGCGCAGATGGATGCAAGCGCTATCGCTGCGCAGTACGGACCCGGCGTTGCCGCCTATCGCGCCGCGCGCACAGAATTGCTCGGCACCGACGCGGAGGTGTTCATCTCCCCTGCGCTTGAACGCTGGGGCCTTGCCTGA
- a CDS encoding response regulator — protein MSPCSKVLIVDDEALIAFDFEMTLESAGYDVMGPATSLDEAFSMVGNEMPRAAILDIDVNQNPVWPLARQLRSNGTYIVFVSANLHHEELRSEFEQEKRLDKPVSGKDLLAALRPAFA, from the coding sequence GTGTCGCCATGCAGCAAGGTCCTGATCGTCGATGACGAGGCATTGATTGCCTTCGATTTCGAGATGACTCTGGAATCGGCAGGCTATGACGTGATGGGCCCCGCGACTTCGCTCGACGAGGCATTCTCCATGGTCGGCAACGAAATGCCGCGTGCTGCCATCCTCGACATTGATGTGAACCAGAACCCGGTCTGGCCTCTGGCCCGCCAGCTGCGCAGCAACGGCACCTATATCGTCTTCGTCAGCGCCAATCTGCACCACGAGGAACTGCGCAGCGAATTCGAGCAGGAAAAGCGGCTCGACAAGCCGGTCAGCGGCAAGGACCTGCTTGCCGCCCTGCGCCCCGCCTTCGCCTGA
- a CDS encoding patatin-like phospholipase family protein has protein sequence MLENLVYLVIGFCLPFVIFFVGRKLLNWGAHDVPCSHFHDHVHDAAPSRFVRDIQRDAPVSHDHLFDENDHEPDPLGRELEKLVEECALHGHSAGELKLAHDPAKPEKAHGEKVLMLSGGGQWGAYGAGLFRTLHDASGNDLAMRGVRIITGISTGSLQTLLLMVALDEKARPETRRYAMERLEWGYSPKKESEVVLNTGLKMLPFRGAQAGTTPLRRRIRDAIYENGDGTLLDALRQSSIAGYIGFVEANCGQFHYVDVRGLVRDEPDNERAVDALCAAAMASSAMPVFHQQLRVTGSSKGSRVLYDGGVRRSVFFERSMERMHDHVCKHAGLPEDHHPAGADRAAVTPAFFVVRNGPTVRIADPDLDSKDDPILNGKRGYDLLVNESEVGAIAGLRLLNPYGDIYVTTADQWDSFECTCPEADCKKEGEMFKPGFMACLRDLGRHKAQRSGGPWWPLSPIDAR, from the coding sequence ATGCTGGAAAATCTTGTCTACCTCGTCATCGGCTTCTGCCTGCCCTTCGTCATCTTCTTCGTCGGCCGCAAGCTCCTGAACTGGGGCGCGCACGATGTGCCCTGCTCGCACTTCCACGACCACGTCCACGATGCCGCCCCCAGCCGCTTCGTGCGCGATATCCAGCGCGATGCGCCCGTCTCGCACGACCATCTGTTCGACGAGAACGACCACGAACCCGACCCGCTGGGCCGCGAGTTGGAAAAGCTGGTCGAAGAATGCGCGCTGCACGGCCATTCGGCCGGCGAGCTGAAGCTGGCGCACGATCCGGCCAAGCCCGAAAAAGCACATGGCGAGAAAGTCCTGATGCTGTCGGGCGGCGGGCAATGGGGCGCTTACGGTGCAGGCCTGTTCCGCACGCTGCACGATGCCAGCGGCAACGACCTCGCCATGCGCGGGGTGCGTATCATCACCGGCATTTCGACCGGATCGCTGCAGACCCTGCTGCTGATGGTGGCGCTCGACGAAAAGGCTCGGCCCGAGACGCGCCGCTACGCGATGGAACGGCTCGAATGGGGCTATTCGCCGAAAAAGGAGAGCGAGGTCGTCCTCAACACAGGCCTCAAGATGCTCCCCTTTCGCGGCGCCCAGGCCGGGACCACGCCGCTGCGCCGCCGGATCCGCGACGCGATCTACGAGAACGGCGACGGTACGCTGCTCGATGCGCTGCGCCAGTCGAGCATCGCGGGCTATATCGGCTTCGTCGAGGCGAATTGCGGCCAGTTCCACTATGTCGACGTGCGCGGCCTCGTCCGCGACGAGCCGGACAACGAGAGGGCAGTCGATGCCCTGTGCGCAGCAGCCATGGCCTCCTCCGCCATGCCGGTGTTTCACCAGCAGTTGCGCGTCACCGGGTCGAGCAAGGGATCACGCGTGCTGTACGATGGCGGGGTGCGCCGCTCGGTCTTCTTCGAACGCTCGATGGAGCGGATGCACGACCACGTGTGCAAGCACGCCGGCCTGCCCGAAGACCATCACCCGGCAGGTGCGGACCGTGCCGCGGTCACGCCCGCCTTCTTCGTGGTGCGCAACGGGCCGACCGTGCGCATCGCCGACCCCGACCTCGACAGCAAGGACGACCCCATCCTCAACGGCAAGCGCGGCTACGACCTGCTCGTCAACGAAAGCGAGGTCGGTGCGATCGCGGGCCTGCGCCTGCTCAATCCTTATGGCGACATCTACGTCACCACGGCGGACCAGTGGGACAGCTTCGAATGCACCTGCCCCGAGGCGGACTGCAAGAAGGAGGGGGAGATGTTCAAGCCCGGCTTCATGGCCTGCCTGCGCGATCTGGGCCGGCACAAGGCGCAGCGCAGTGGCGGCCCGTGGTGGCCGCTCAGCCCGATCGACGCACGCTAG
- a CDS encoding chemotaxis protein CheB, translating to MSEEKDSLPPVVAIGASAGGLEAIRELFAGNSGDTGMSFVVVQHLDPTHESLMAQLLERYTEMKVTQAEGGEALEPDHIYVIPPAHGLAIHDNTLELTEFADPRGQRRPIDDFFDSLAQDRQHKAACVILSGTGADGSRGLRAIKENGGLAVAQQPDTARYDGMPVSAIGTGLVDIVAPPSDMIGAIWEFFSRHSHDGLEDEAQEVADRLDELCEVLRETVGHDFSRYKRSTLVRRVARRMQVLSIEDAGQYIARMRSDDDECQALFQDLLINVTQFFRDANDFEALNALVISELVRKSRDGQELRVWVPGCSSGEEAYSIAMLFAEAMRRYEKRPYLQIFATDIDDKMLDIARSATYPVSALVDIPNEYQHRYVIGGTDTFSVTPQIRDLVRFSLHNVVRDPPFSKVDLISCRNLLIYFDEDLQRHVLPLFHFSLRDSGYLFLGTSEGIGRFEDLFETLNQGARLFRRRNVKSNYNLQMGRGQSPTYVRRRESSMAGGTAIQSGSAEVAALRRIAERYAPVTFLVDGEGTLLQKWGAAGRYLEFPDRLERTVHVPTLARPGLREIIGPMLRQVSEGQGRIIKRDLAISTEFGRITASVLVEPVAPGGYLIVIRETGALEPFTDEELDEFEVGDGQLQFLEEELQATRHRLRSTVEELETTNEELKSSNEEMMSMNEELQSTNEELTTVNDELKTKVDQVTVANADLKNFVDSTQLMVLVVDEKLNLRSFTDAVKAIFGIDERDLGRPIDQLPKSLAEDNFVALTRAAAEQGLTEEYRASSKDGSREYIIRAIPYRQIDGAIDGATLVFTDVTEALSMEQNLREERERLRLALEVAKIGVWEYEPTSDKTVLDKTERELLDLDEDEGNTMEPILARLPSEDRDRVNNALRRAMDGESDYDEVFALPLKDGGTRYLHGLGRRIMSSEGAKFIGVTYDITSERETLAQREILLREMNHRVKNLFAIIAAMVSISRREATDLDSFAEDLRDRIHALGRSHSLTSRQTDGPSVTLRELLDTVLAPSHNQQEMGFEGPDVEVPTSKLTSLALILHEWATNAAKHGGLRDQDGAVHVRWERDGENLRIDWEESSVVSENDTGVGFGTRLLEVTARQLSGTISGEVVDTGYRRTLTFPIDS from the coding sequence ATGAGCGAAGAGAAAGACAGCCTGCCCCCGGTCGTCGCCATCGGCGCATCAGCAGGCGGGCTCGAGGCCATTCGCGAACTCTTCGCCGGAAATAGCGGCGATACCGGCATGTCTTTCGTTGTCGTCCAGCATCTCGATCCGACCCACGAATCGCTGATGGCGCAGCTGCTCGAACGCTACACCGAGATGAAAGTGACGCAGGCGGAAGGCGGCGAAGCGCTCGAACCCGATCACATTTACGTGATCCCGCCTGCGCACGGGCTTGCTATCCATGACAACACGCTGGAGCTGACCGAGTTCGCCGACCCCCGCGGCCAGCGCCGCCCGATCGACGATTTCTTCGACAGCCTCGCCCAGGATCGGCAGCACAAGGCCGCATGCGTCATCCTCTCGGGGACGGGCGCCGACGGCAGCCGCGGCCTGCGCGCTATCAAGGAAAATGGCGGCCTGGCCGTGGCGCAGCAGCCGGACACGGCGCGCTATGACGGGATGCCAGTCTCGGCCATCGGTACCGGCCTCGTCGATATCGTCGCACCGCCATCCGACATGATCGGGGCCATCTGGGAATTCTTCTCCCGGCATTCGCACGACGGGCTGGAGGACGAGGCCCAGGAAGTCGCCGACCGGCTGGACGAATTGTGCGAGGTGCTGCGCGAAACCGTCGGGCATGACTTTTCGCGCTACAAGCGCTCGACACTGGTGCGCCGCGTGGCACGCCGGATGCAGGTCCTCTCGATCGAGGATGCGGGGCAATACATCGCCCGGATGCGCAGCGACGACGATGAATGCCAGGCGCTGTTCCAGGACCTGCTGATCAACGTCACGCAGTTCTTCCGCGATGCGAACGATTTCGAGGCGCTCAACGCACTCGTGATTTCCGAACTGGTGCGCAAGTCGCGCGACGGGCAGGAACTGCGTGTCTGGGTGCCGGGCTGTTCCAGCGGCGAGGAAGCCTATTCGATCGCCATGCTTTTTGCCGAAGCGATGCGACGGTACGAGAAGCGCCCCTACCTGCAGATCTTCGCCACCGATATCGACGACAAGATGCTCGATATCGCGCGCAGTGCGACTTATCCGGTGTCCGCGCTGGTCGACATTCCGAACGAGTACCAGCACCGCTATGTCATCGGCGGAACGGACACCTTTTCCGTCACACCGCAAATCCGCGACCTGGTCCGCTTCAGCCTGCACAACGTCGTGCGCGATCCGCCCTTCTCCAAGGTGGACCTCATTTCCTGCCGCAACCTCCTCATCTATTTCGACGAGGACCTGCAGCGGCACGTCCTGCCGCTGTTCCATTTTTCCCTGCGCGACAGCGGCTACCTCTTCCTCGGGACATCGGAAGGTATCGGCCGGTTCGAGGACCTGTTCGAAACGCTCAACCAGGGAGCGCGGCTGTTCCGGCGCAGGAACGTCAAGAGCAACTATAATTTGCAGATGGGGCGGGGCCAGTCCCCGACTTATGTCCGCCGCCGCGAAAGCAGCATGGCAGGTGGCACCGCGATCCAGTCGGGCTCGGCCGAAGTGGCGGCGCTGCGGCGCATCGCCGAACGCTATGCGCCGGTAACCTTCCTGGTCGATGGCGAAGGCACGCTGCTGCAGAAATGGGGAGCGGCCGGACGCTATCTCGAATTCCCCGACCGGCTCGAACGCACGGTGCACGTTCCCACGCTCGCCCGGCCGGGCCTGCGCGAAATCATCGGCCCGATGTTGCGCCAGGTGTCGGAGGGGCAAGGCCGGATCATCAAGCGGGACCTTGCGATCAGTACCGAATTCGGGCGGATTACCGCATCGGTGCTGGTGGAACCGGTGGCGCCGGGCGGCTACCTGATCGTCATCCGCGAGACCGGTGCGCTGGAACCGTTCACGGACGAGGAGCTGGACGAATTCGAGGTCGGCGACGGCCAGCTGCAGTTCCTCGAGGAAGAGCTGCAAGCCACGCGCCATCGCCTGCGCTCGACGGTCGAGGAGCTCGAAACGACCAACGAGGAGCTGAAGAGCTCCAACGAAGAAATGATGTCGATGAACGAGGAGCTCCAGTCCACCAATGAGGAGCTGACTACGGTCAATGACGAGCTGAAGACCAAGGTCGACCAGGTCACCGTCGCTAACGCCGACCTCAAGAATTTCGTCGATTCCACGCAGCTGATGGTCCTGGTGGTGGACGAGAAACTCAATCTGCGCAGCTTCACCGATGCAGTGAAAGCGATATTCGGGATCGACGAACGCGATCTGGGTCGCCCAATCGATCAGTTGCCCAAAAGTCTGGCCGAAGACAATTTCGTCGCGCTCACCCGCGCTGCGGCAGAGCAAGGGCTGACCGAAGAATACCGTGCGTCGTCGAAGGACGGTTCGCGCGAATATATCATCAGGGCCATCCCTTATCGCCAGATCGACGGGGCCATCGATGGCGCCACCCTAGTTTTCACCGATGTGACCGAAGCCCTGTCGATGGAACAGAACCTGCGCGAGGAACGCGAACGCCTGCGCCTCGCGCTGGAAGTCGCAAAGATCGGCGTGTGGGAATACGAGCCTACCTCGGACAAGACCGTTCTCGACAAGACCGAGCGCGAGCTGCTCGATCTCGACGAGGACGAGGGCAACACCATGGAGCCGATCCTTGCCCGCCTGCCGTCGGAGGACCGCGACCGGGTCAACAATGCGCTTCGCCGCGCGATGGACGGCGAGAGCGATTACGACGAGGTCTTCGCCCTTCCGCTGAAGGACGGTGGCACCCGCTACCTGCACGGACTTGGCCGCCGCATCATGAGCAGCGAGGGCGCCAAGTTCATAGGCGTCACCTACGATATCACCAGCGAGCGCGAGACGCTGGCCCAGCGCGAAATCCTGCTGCGCGAAATGAACCACCGCGTGAAGAACCTGTTTGCGATCATCGCAGCCATGGTGTCGATCTCGCGCCGCGAGGCGACCGATCTCGACAGTTTCGCCGAAGACCTGCGCGACCGGATCCATGCGCTCGGCCGGTCGCATTCGCTGACTTCGCGGCAGACGGACGGGCCGTCGGTTACCTTGCGCGAACTGCTCGATACGGTGCTGGCGCCCTCCCATAACCAACAGGAAATGGGTTTCGAGGGTCCGGACGTGGAAGTGCCCACTTCCAAGCTCACTTCGCTGGCGCTCATCCTGCACGAATGGGCGACCAATGCGGCCAAGCATGGCGGGTTGCGGGACCAGGACGGGGCGGTTCACGTCCGCTGGGAACGGGATGGCGAGAATCTGCGGATCGACTGGGAAGAGAGCAGCGTGGTGTCAGAGAACGACACCGGCGTTGGTTTCGGCACGCGCCTGCTCGAGGTTACGGCCCGCCAGCTATCGGGGACGATTTCTGGTGAGGTGGTCGATACTGGCTACCGGCGCACCCTGACCTTCCCGATCGACAGCTAA
- a CDS encoding anti-sigma factor family protein gives MTITPEDIAAFADGELSGEREAQVAAAIKADPELAQQVARHKSLKAMLAGHYSPVLDQPVPDRLAAMLSRPQPAEVVDFAAARERRESRRRLPHWGWIAGPALAASLALAVFLPGQGSEAPAYADTQLAGVLDDRLVADQSPGDETRVLLSFRTEEGRYCRAFSASAGGGIACRDEAGWKLEALGEGSEGASTDYRMAGAGDAEILALAQEMAAGPALDAQGEQAAREQGWR, from the coding sequence GTGACGATTACCCCCGAAGACATCGCCGCGTTTGCCGATGGCGAACTGTCGGGCGAACGCGAGGCGCAGGTCGCCGCTGCGATTAAGGCCGATCCCGAACTGGCGCAGCAGGTGGCACGGCACAAATCGCTGAAGGCCATGCTGGCCGGCCATTATTCGCCTGTCCTCGACCAGCCCGTGCCCGACCGGCTGGCTGCCATGCTGTCCCGGCCGCAACCGGCCGAGGTGGTCGACTTCGCCGCGGCCCGCGAGCGGCGCGAGAGCAGGCGGCGCCTGCCGCACTGGGGCTGGATCGCCGGACCGGCGCTTGCCGCATCGCTGGCGCTTGCGGTGTTCCTGCCGGGCCAGGGCAGCGAAGCACCGGCCTATGCCGACACCCAGCTTGCCGGAGTGCTCGACGACCGGCTCGTCGCCGACCAGTCGCCGGGAGACGAAACCCGCGTGCTCCTGTCGTTCCGCACCGAGGAAGGCCGCTATTGCCGTGCCTTCAGCGCCAGCGCGGGCGGCGGGATTGCCTGCCGCGACGAGGCGGGGTGGAAGCTGGAGGCACTTGGCGAGGGCAGCGAAGGCGCCTCGACCGATTACCGCATGGCCGGCGCAGGCGATGCCGAGATCCTGGCCCTGGCACAGGAGATGGCAGCGGGACCGGCGCTCGATGCACAGGGCGAGCAGGCAGCGCGCGAGCAGGGCTGGCGTTGA